The DNA sequence TATtaaaattctattattttattttggtgaattgtCCTTAAAATTatgcataaaaataaagaatactttaaatgtaatttttttatttctgattcaaattaaatactgttaaaaataaataaataaatttaataatatttataaatatttaatttataaataatatttttaaatttttattttgattttttttacatgtaataataacataataaaatttttaatatttaaattattttattaattttataaatttaaaaataaaaatataaaaattaatttcttaaaaataataaaaaaacgctGGAACGCTAGTAAATTATAAAACGGCTctattttttatatcttaaaaaaaccaaaatatcGTGTCATtttcaaatgaaaacaaaaacataaaaaccTCTCAGCACCTAATGAAAACAAGAGTCAGAGGTCATAGGTTCGTAGAAATTAGGGGAAAACATTGAGAAACTGATTCCGATTGAAGACGCCCCGAAACAAATCCGAAATCGGAAGAACATTGATTCAACGGGGTGTTTAACTCGGAACAAACAATCACCATTGTTTTCCTTTTCACACCTATGACCTTTGGATCTTAGATTTTTGGTActtatttcgaaaaaaaaggaaagaaaaagtcgAAATTGGGATCAGCAATGGATAGCATAATGAGCAAGCTTCGTAATCTTGACGCTTACCCTAAAATCAATGAGGATTTCTACAGCAGAACACTTTCCGGCGGCGTCATTACCCTTGCTTCCTCCGTTCTCATGATCTTGCTCTTCATCTCCGAGCTTCGTACGCCGTTAATTCCTCCATTAATTTCTgtgtccttttctttttctttatttaatgtcactggatttttgtttttattgtttttgtgtTCAGGATTGTATCTGCATGCTTCAACTGAGACAAAGCTTATTGTGGATACTTCTAGAGGTGAAACGCTGCGTATCAATGTAACGTCCTTTATCTCTTTCTCAATACCCTTCATTTTTTTTAGGAATGTTTGTTCTCACAGGACTGTTATTCTTATCTTTTGTAAATTCAAGTGCTTTGTTCTTTTTGTTTAAATTTGACTTATTTGGTTGTGTAATGTGAACGTAGTGTTAGGTTTGTTTGTTGCATAGAGTAATTGgtctcttcgttttttttttttttttggacgtgCAGTTTGATGTTACTTTTCCTGCCCTACCGTGCTCGATGCTCAGTGTTGATGCAATGGACATTAGTGGAGAGCAACATCTCGATGTAGTAAGTACCATGAAGAAAAGAAGTTGTTTTTAGTTTAGTTTGTTAGTGCTTGCGCAGTTAAGGTTTTTCACTAGACTAGAGTAACGAATGTTGGGTTATCAGTTGTTTAGATGTCATGCGCTGCCTCTTGCTTGATTTCTGACAACTTTATATGTCTTTGATGTAACTCACAGAGACATGATATAATCAAGAAAAGGTTAGATACTCAAGGCAATGTAATAGGTACAAGGCAAGATGGAATTGGTTCTCCCAAGGTAAGATGTTTTATTGTTCATATTTTGATATTGGGTTGTTGATAAACTTAGGGTCTTTCAGTTTTATTTTTGTGCTTTCTTATTAAACAACTTGCTAAGCTTAGCAAATTTTAACCATCCCATGTGGTCATGCCTTATCTCATGTTCGTTGTTGACTCCATAAGATACATTTTGCTTTTTAGGATTTTCACTTTTCTGGATTACATTAGTGGTGGTgccttttgtttttcttaatttatagtagtttataaaaaagatataattctTGAATACATTTCTACTACGCTTTCGTATAATGTTTATTTGCGCAGATTGAAAATCCCTTGCAAAAGCATGGAGGCAGGCTAGAGCACAATGAGACTTATTGTGGTTCCTGCTATGGGGCAGAAGAGGTATGCCTGATTTAAAATTAGGTGTCCGAAGTTATGGTTTATAAGGATGTCGTGAATTTAATGCCTTGTTTTATGTATTGATTATTGGACTATAGAGTGGAGTTTTTGTTGGCTAGGTCGCATACCAAGGaatctgttttttttattttatttactttcaaTACTGTATGCTCCCAAAAGTTTAGGGGCATCATATGTTTGTTCTGGAAAAACTGCTTTTAATTAGGCAGCTGAATTAAGGTCAAGTCCATGCAGTTTTCTTCCCATCTTATCCTAGGTTGCGAGGTAAGCCGTTACAAAACTTGGAAGGTTGTTGCCTAGAGACAGCCTTTCTATCATCTCTAGACCCTCACTCTACCGGGATAGAACCTCATGCACTAGGCTGCTATCTTAGCTTAGGTTTTTCCAGTTCAGGTTTCATATTGTTTCGAAATGTTCCTTGCATCACGAGTTTGATGATTCCTTAATCTTGGACTCTATTCGTATTTGCAGTCAGATGATGATTGTTGTAATTCCTGTGAGGATGTTCGTGAAGCATATCGGAAAAAAGGTTGGGCAGTCTCAAATCCAGATTTAATTGATCAGGTTTGTCTATATGAATGCATCAACCACAATTATGTTCGCCAACATCCATGTAAACGGCAAGTGGCAttgttcatattttatatttatttgtatatattagAATCCCAAATTTCACATTTCTTCTGGCTGCTTGCATTATAGAACAGGCTTTGTAGTAATAAAATAATGGAACTCCAAAGCTGTGATCCATTTGTGATGTTGTGCTTATATATGTTGTATTTGGAAATTCCAATTAAAATAGTTTCTACAGCTTGTGTTGGAGGAAGTTAAGTTAACAGCATTTTTATGGAGATGGTTCACTACCTGGTATTCATCATCAAATAAACTGCATGTCCTAACAGATCTCTTCTCTCCATTGTAATTAGATGCTTACTGTGTTGTTTGGAATTAACTGGTAACTGAAAATTTATAAGATGAGCTTGTTCTTGAACCTTCCATAGTGCGGTAGTCATGTCTTTTATTGATCACTATACTTCGGTTTGGGTTGTAACTTGTAAAATATGTGGAAATGGTGAATATGATAACCAAAATGGTTATGTAAACATTCCTTGGCCACAGGCATAAAGCTGTTTGATAAAGATGATATCCAACAACTAGTTTTGCAGTTAACATCCTGTGGCATTTTGTTGGAATCTGCATTATTCCCTGATGTTTATACTCTCAGAACAAGGTCAAGGCACTAGTATACTTAAGGACAGATATTGTTTTCCTTGGTGACTTTCACCTTGAATTTGTGAATAAATGCCATGTGTTCATTCAAATTAACTTGCTCCATGGATGCTACAtagttttccttttattttccccTTCTTCTAGTATTTAgcataaatattttattgtatttctcTAAGCTGTATCTTCAACAATGATCtgcattttatgaattttttttagttcaaataacaattctaaaattaaattgttaatttaGTTTGGTGCTTATTTGTTGTATGTTGTACATTACATAGTGCAAAAGGGAAGGATTCTTGCAAAGAATCAAGGAAGAAGACGGTGAAGGATGCAACATATATGGCTTCTTGGAAGTAAATAAGGTGGCAGGTAATTTTCATTTTGCTCCGGGCAAAAGCTTTCAGCAATCTGGTGTACATGTACATGATCTGCTGGCTTTTCAAAAGGACTCGTTTAATGTAAGAGCTGATCTGTTTACCTTGCATACTTTTTGGTGAACTAATTGCAATTTATACTACGCATGATCtggaaatataattttttttaatcaatcatgaCACTTCATATTTCAAGAGACTAAATAGTCTTACATGTGATACAGTTAAGTCACCACATCAACAGATTAGCTTTTGGTGATTATTTTCCTGGTGTGGTGAATCCTCTTGATCGGTGAGCTTCTTTTGTTCTGAAAAAAACCCTCAAATcctattaaaattttgtaaaaattgaCTTTTGAAATTATATAATTTGTCACCTTATGAATTTTCAGTGCACATTGGACTCAGAAAACACCAAGTGGGAtgtatcaatattttattaaggTTAGATTATATATCTGCGTACTCCTAATTACTAACTTCGATTAAGATTAGGGTTAGAATAAATTGTCAAATTGCTATGTGGAGTAAATCAATATCCAATATACTTCATCATTGTATTTCCTTGTGTGCTTTATGAatgaattaactaattatttattccTGAATTCGTTAACTCTGGAACCTGGATAGCTTTTAAGTAATGTATACATGTGGACTTCCCGTGGTTCAAAATTATGCTTATCCCTCACGTTATGTGTGATGTGGCATgtttgtaaaataaaaatgaatggaACAGAAATTCAAAGTTCAGAAGGCTGTTATCTGTTATGTTTATCAAAGAAAGATGGAAGTTTggagttttgttttttttatttttatttttcttggagGGGAAGAAAAAGAAGGGGGGGGGGGAGAGGGGAGGTTTTTGTAGTTGAAGCTAAGGACAAGAAGATTTTCTCTGATAGCCTTGAAATTGTAATTTCTTGTTAAGTATCTAAAGAAAGTGGGAAACTGCACTTTAAAAAAGCTAGCTATTAAAGGAGAAGCACCACTTTCTTTAGATACAATATCAAGCATCCTACACTACTGAATGTGGGACTTTGGGCACCCATAATACCCAAGTTCCTAACAATACACTGCCCCTGGAGACTGGAGAGCCAACATCCACAACGTCTTCACTCTCAACGCTGACCCATTGGTAGCCACTTTGCTACCGGCTATTAGTATTTGGTATTCACCTTAATCCAGACTATAGGTAGCCCTCTCCATGGTGCCGACAACCTTGCTCTGTTACCATTGTTAAGTGCTTAAGAAAAGTGAGAAACCACACCTTAAAAAAAACTAGCTATTGAAAGGGAAGAACCACTCTTTAAATATAACATCAAGCATCTCATACTACCCGATGTAGGATTTTAGGCACCCCATAATACTCAAGTCCCTAACAGTTCGTCTTCTATCTCTGATTGGGGGGAAGGCATGCTATGTCCATTCCCACTTTTTTTCTCTACTACCTATTTCTTACCTACTTTCTAGTTCCATTCTATCAATTGGCAGCATTAGACCTCCCGATTTAGGAACCCTATACTACATGAATGAAAGCAGAGTATGTAGATGCAATTTATCGGATATTAAGATATTGTAGATTCTTGGACTGGACCAAGATAAAGCTTAGGGTTAATGAATGGACTCTATAAGATAGAACTGCTTTGAGGGGGTGTACTCACATTTGCTTTCTGGAAGTAGCATAATCCAAATGTTACTTGGGCAGGAACATTGATGTATGTGATCAAATCCATCCGATAAGAATA is a window from the Arachis hypogaea cultivar Tifrunner chromosome 17, arahy.Tifrunner.gnm2.J5K5, whole genome shotgun sequence genome containing:
- the LOC112764696 gene encoding uncharacterized protein — protein: MDSIMSKLRNLDAYPKINEDFYSRTLSGGVITLASSVLMILLFISELRLYLHASTETKLIVDTSRGETLRINFDVTFPALPCSMLSVDAMDISGEQHLDVRHDIIKKRLDTQGNVIGTRQDGIGSPKIENPLQKHGGRLEHNETYCGSCYGAEESDDDCCNSCEDVREAYRKKGWAVSNPDLIDQCKREGFLQRIKEEDGEGCNIYGFLEVNKVAGNFHFAPGKSFQQSGVHVHDLLAFQKDSFNLSHHINRLAFGDYFPGVVNPLDRAHWTQKTPSGMYQYFIKVVPTVYSDVRGHTIQTNQFSVTEHFKTGDVGRFQSLPGVFFFYDLSPIKVTFTEEPVSFLHFLTNVCAIVGGVYTVSGILDSFIYHGQRAIKKKMELGKFN